AACCTTTCGTAGTTAAAGGAAAAACATGCTCAACACCTTTTGCTTTTAAGTCCGCAAGACAAAGCTCTATGTTGTCCCAAATTTGCATTCTTGCCCATTCATGATAATCAAGCCCTGCACGTTTAAGCTTTTTATCATCAAGTTCAAAGCCTAAAGGCTTAACTAAATGCAATTGAGCGCCTGTATTCGCGCATAGACGAATAATATTACCTGTATTAGCAGGAATCTCTGGCTCGTATAGAACAACATGAATCACTTAATTACTCACTTAAATTACTTATTGGTTAGCTCAGGCAATAATTACATCT
The window above is part of the Acinetobacter baumannii genome. Proteins encoded here:
- a CDS encoding tRNA (cytidine(34)-2'-O)-methyltransferase; the encoded protein is MIHVVLYEPEIPANTGNIIRLCANTGAQLHLVKPLGFELDDKKLKRAGLDYHEWARMQIWDNIELCLADLKAKGVEHVFPLTTKGSATPHTVDLNRPVALLMGPETRGLPEHVRLMFPQEQWIRLPMAENSRSLNLSNATAVIVYEAWRQQGFKKLG